From one Bacteroides intestinalis DSM 17393 genomic stretch:
- a CDS encoding GAF domain-containing hybrid sensor histidine kinase/response regulator has translation MKSTDSEQEGVGMELEQYRNRLEQMVEEKSKDLIAIQENLEATNRRQALFIKVLQILQLEPDIPTAMNMALAEIGRYTGVDRLATWENHLDGVTYGCTNEWCNDGIEPAIDYLRSMTIEAGKPWFDMLEKNHIICTSDIYSLDPFITQMLEVQGVKAIAVFPLSQLGVHFGFLSFNFCWNKQWDEKDVELMSQISQIVSTATKRWQVETSLQLSQRTMQKVLDNINANIFVCDYDTQKVLFANKPFREEAGQVSENAECWKMLNAGLNGLCAHCPKPQLLDANRKFTGVHFWEDYNPVTERWYTIQSMAIKWLDGRWAIMELATDITTRKQVELELIQAKEKAEESDRLKSAFLANMSHEIRTPLNAIVGFSSLLAEADDDERESYMSLVEENNELLLNLISDILDISKIEAGTVELTITRVDLPRLCREVISTCSHKKHEEAVVLCFDESSPQIMVDADKNRIMQVLSNFVTNALKFTTKGSVTLSYRLENDTQVRFCVTDTGKGIPAEQQHEIFNRFVKLDSFSQGAGLGLSICQSLVERMGGEIGVESREGEGSCFWFTHPYTLDASLDSDTVIKGGDQVIKIISRNYKPLILVAEDIDSNYLLIEALLRKDYRLLRAHDGNEAIELFNTQSPDLIFMDMKMPGMNGIDTVVMLREGGARVPIIALTAFAYDDDRALALNVGCNDFLTKPVSPLELRRMVSKWIEKETK, from the coding sequence ATGAAATCTACTGATTCCGAACAAGAAGGAGTCGGCATGGAACTGGAACAGTACCGTAACCGGCTCGAACAAATGGTCGAAGAAAAATCTAAGGACCTGATTGCCATTCAAGAGAATCTGGAAGCAACCAACCGGCGGCAGGCATTATTCATAAAAGTGTTGCAAATATTACAACTGGAACCGGATATACCTACAGCCATGAATATGGCACTTGCTGAAATAGGCCGTTATACCGGTGTTGACCGATTGGCAACATGGGAAAACCATCTTGACGGGGTCACATACGGATGCACCAACGAATGGTGCAACGATGGTATTGAGCCGGCCATAGATTACCTGCGGAGTATGACCATTGAAGCGGGAAAGCCGTGGTTTGATATGCTCGAAAAGAATCATATCATCTGTACGTCCGATATCTATTCGCTCGATCCCTTTATTACCCAGATGCTCGAAGTACAGGGTGTAAAAGCCATTGCCGTTTTTCCTCTGTCGCAGTTAGGGGTGCATTTCGGTTTCCTGTCATTTAACTTCTGCTGGAATAAGCAGTGGGATGAAAAGGACGTGGAGTTAATGAGTCAAATATCGCAAATTGTATCCACTGCTACAAAACGCTGGCAGGTAGAAACGTCTCTGCAATTGTCTCAACGAACTATGCAAAAGGTATTGGATAACATCAATGCCAATATTTTTGTTTGCGATTATGATACACAGAAGGTACTCTTTGCAAACAAACCTTTCCGCGAAGAAGCCGGACAGGTTTCGGAAAATGCAGAATGCTGGAAAATGCTGAATGCAGGACTGAATGGTTTGTGTGCGCATTGCCCGAAACCACAGTTACTCGATGCCAACCGTAAGTTCACAGGTGTTCATTTCTGGGAAGACTACAATCCCGTTACCGAACGCTGGTATACCATTCAGAGTATGGCGATAAAGTGGCTCGACGGACGATGGGCAATCATGGAATTGGCTACTGATATCACTACCCGTAAGCAGGTAGAATTGGAGTTGATTCAGGCTAAGGAAAAAGCAGAAGAATCAGATAGGCTAAAATCGGCATTCCTTGCTAATATGAGCCACGAAATACGTACTCCTCTGAATGCTATTGTGGGCTTCTCGAGCTTGCTTGCCGAAGCCGATGATGATGAGCGTGAATCGTATATGTCTTTAGTAGAGGAGAACAACGAACTGTTGCTCAACCTTATTTCTGACATTTTGGATATTTCTAAAATAGAGGCCGGTACGGTGGAACTCACTATAACAAGGGTGGATTTACCCCGACTTTGCCGTGAGGTAATTTCCACTTGTTCACACAAAAAACATGAGGAAGCGGTAGTACTGTGTTTTGACGAAAGCTCACCACAGATAATGGTTGATGCCGACAAGAACCGAATCATGCAGGTACTTTCTAATTTCGTAACGAATGCCTTGAAATTTACGACCAAGGGATCGGTTACTCTTTCCTATAGATTGGAAAATGACACTCAGGTGCGTTTCTGTGTGACGGATACCGGTAAGGGTATTCCTGCTGAACAGCAGCATGAGATTTTCAATCGTTTTGTAAAACTCGACTCATTTTCGCAAGGTGCTGGTCTTGGATTGTCTATATGCCAGAGTTTGGTAGAGCGAATGGGAGGAGAGATTGGAGTAGAATCCCGTGAAGGAGAAGGTTCGTGTTTCTGGTTCACACATCCATATACACTTGATGCCTCATTGGACTCGGATACTGTAATAAAGGGTGGTGACCAGGTTATAAAGATCATCTCAAGAAATTATAAACCTCTGATTCTGGTGGCCGAGGATATAGACAGCAACTATTTATTGATCGAGGCACTTCTCAGAAAGGATTATCGTTTGCTGAGAGCACATGATGGTAATGAGGCTATAGAGCTTTTCAATACTCAATCTCCTGATCTTATATTTATGGATATGAAGATGCCGGGTATGAACGGAATAGATACAGTCGTTATGTTAAGGGAAGGCGGTGCCCGGGTACCCATCATTGCACTTACGGCATTTGCTTATGACGATGATAGGGCATTGGCACTCAATGTGGGTTGCAATGACTTTTTGACCAAACCTGTTTCGCCACTTGAGTTACGCAGGATGGTCAGTAAATGGATAGAGAAAGAAACTAAATAA